In the Paenibacillus sp. FSL H7-0357 genome, one interval contains:
- a CDS encoding discoidin domain-containing protein has translation MLTGDKASARKTFLIYGLIVALFVGQLVLFPAVSSAAANLAQGKTITASSVGDVYVAANANDGNQGTYWESASNAFPQWLKIDLGTSSNVNQVVLKLPAAWEARTQTLAVQGSTNDSAYSNLAASASYTFNPSSGSNTVIINFTAANARYIKLNFTANTGWQAAQVSEIEVYGTTPTPTGTYEAEAAALSGGAKTNTDHTGYTGSAFVDGYLVQGATTAFTVTAATAGSYNVSLRYANASGSTRTLSVYVNGTKVKQTSLPNLANWDTWSIQDEILTLSAGNNTISYKYDSGDTGNVNMDHLVLTPAATPTATPTTVPTPTTTPTATPKVTPSPTPTATPTVTPTPTASPTATPSTGPGLNLAIGKTINASSSIFTFVPGHANDGDVTTYWEGGAASYPNTLTVNLGANASITSVVVKLNPAAAWATRTQTIEVLGHNQATSTFTSLVPATLYTFNPASGNSVTIPVTATASELQLKFTTNSGSNAGQVAEFQITGTPAANPDLTVTAMSWSPSAPVESDAITLTAAIKNAGTAASTATNVSFYLGTTKVGTTPVGALAAGASANVSLNIGAQDAATYALGAKVDESNTVIELNEGNNNYTHPSSLTVTPVSSSDLLASPVSWTPGNPAGGNTVTFSVAIKNQGTAASAGGAHNITLTVTDATTNAVVKTLTGSYNGVIASGATTAPVTLGTWTAANGKYTVKSEIAVDTNELPVKRANNIQTQPLFFGRGANMPYDMYEAEDGVVGGGAVKLAPNRTIGDLAGEASGRRAVTLNTTGSYVEFTTKASTNTLVTRFSIPDSASGDGTNATLNIYVNGVFNKAISLTSKYAWLYGPETSPGNSPGSGSPRHIYDEANIMFDSTIPEGSTIRLQKDAANTSKYAIDFISLEQVSPIANPDPAKYAVPAGFSHQDVQNALDKVRMDNTGNLVGVYLPAGTYETSSKFQVYGKVVKIVGAGPWYTRFYAPVSQSNTDVGFRATDSANGSTFSGFAYFGNYTSRIDGPGKVFDFSNVSNITIDNIWTEHQVCMFWGANTDYMVIKNSRIRNTFADGINMTNGSTNNLVSNNEARATGDDSFALFSAIDSGGSDMKDNVYENLTSILTWRAAGVAVYGGYANTFRNIYIADTLCYSGITISSLDFGYPMNGFGASPPTNFQNISIVRAGGHFWGSQTFPAIWVFSASKVFQGIRVSDVDIIDPTYHGIMFQTNYVGSSPQFPVADTIFSNITISGAQKSGDAFDAKSGVGIWANESAEAGQGPAMGSVVFNNLKITNTVTSIKNNTSTFTINVNP, from the coding sequence ATGTTAACAGGAGACAAGGCATCTGCCAGGAAAACATTCCTCATCTATGGTTTGATTGTTGCGTTGTTTGTAGGCCAATTGGTGCTGTTTCCGGCTGTAAGCTCTGCGGCGGCCAATCTGGCGCAGGGCAAAACAATTACCGCAAGCTCGGTCGGCGACGTTTATGTGGCGGCGAATGCCAATGACGGCAATCAAGGGACGTATTGGGAAAGTGCAAGCAATGCTTTTCCGCAATGGCTAAAGATAGATCTGGGCACAAGCAGCAATGTGAACCAGGTGGTGCTGAAGCTGCCTGCTGCCTGGGAGGCAAGAACGCAGACGTTAGCTGTTCAAGGCAGCACGAATGATTCTGCGTACAGCAACCTTGCGGCATCGGCGAGTTATACGTTTAATCCGTCAAGCGGCTCCAACACGGTAATCATTAATTTTACCGCAGCAAACGCCAGATACATCAAATTAAACTTTACCGCAAATACGGGTTGGCAGGCAGCACAGGTATCAGAGATCGAGGTCTATGGGACGACCCCAACGCCAACCGGCACTTATGAAGCGGAAGCTGCCGCATTATCTGGTGGAGCCAAGACAAACACCGACCATACTGGCTATACAGGCTCGGCATTTGTGGACGGATATCTCGTACAAGGTGCAACCACAGCCTTTACGGTTACTGCTGCCACTGCAGGCAGCTACAATGTTTCGCTCAGGTATGCCAATGCTTCAGGCAGCACCAGAACATTAAGTGTCTACGTGAACGGAACAAAGGTTAAGCAGACTTCGCTTCCCAATCTGGCGAACTGGGACACTTGGTCCATACAAGATGAAATATTGACTCTCTCTGCCGGTAACAATACAATTTCCTATAAATACGATTCCGGAGATACCGGCAATGTTAATATGGATCATCTGGTTCTTACTCCGGCGGCCACACCTACGGCGACACCAACAACCGTACCAACTCCAACAACCACACCGACAGCAACCCCAAAAGTAACACCCTCACCAACGCCTACAGCCACACCAACGGTTACGCCAACACCAACGGCTTCACCTACAGCTACACCAAGCACAGGTCCAGGATTGAATCTGGCCATCGGCAAAACTATTAATGCTTCCTCATCCATATTTACGTTTGTTCCTGGCCATGCGAATGACGGCGATGTCACCACTTACTGGGAAGGCGGGGCTGCCAGCTATCCGAATACGCTGACCGTCAACCTTGGGGCCAATGCCAGCATTACTTCTGTCGTCGTGAAGCTGAATCCGGCGGCGGCCTGGGCAACCCGTACCCAAACGATTGAGGTATTGGGACACAATCAGGCAACCTCCACCTTTACAAGTCTCGTTCCGGCTACCCTGTATACCTTTAATCCGGCCAGCGGCAATTCAGTGACTATTCCGGTTACGGCAACGGCCAGTGAACTTCAACTGAAGTTCACCACTAACTCCGGTTCAAATGCCGGCCAGGTTGCAGAATTTCAAATTACCGGCACGCCGGCAGCGAATCCTGATCTGACGGTGACGGCAATGTCCTGGAGCCCTTCTGCTCCGGTGGAATCGGATGCCATCACCTTAACCGCAGCCATTAAAAATGCAGGAACCGCAGCATCCACAGCGACAAATGTCAGCTTTTATCTGGGTACGACCAAGGTAGGGACGACTCCGGTAGGGGCACTTGCTGCAGGAGCCTCAGCCAATGTCTCGCTTAACATCGGTGCCCAAGATGCGGCCACCTATGCACTGGGCGCCAAGGTGGATGAGAGTAACACTGTTATTGAACTGAATGAAGGCAACAACAATTACACCCATCCGTCTTCTCTTACTGTTACACCTGTATCAAGCTCCGATCTGCTAGCATCTCCGGTAAGCTGGACCCCGGGAAATCCGGCCGGAGGCAATACCGTAACCTTCTCGGTTGCCATCAAAAACCAAGGGACAGCAGCTTCCGCCGGCGGTGCGCATAATATAACGCTGACGGTGACTGATGCCACCACCAATGCCGTGGTCAAAACCTTAACCGGGTCCTACAACGGAGTAATCGCCAGCGGTGCCACAACGGCTCCGGTCACTTTGGGCACATGGACTGCGGCGAACGGCAAATACACGGTGAAGAGCGAAATTGCCGTGGATACCAATGAGCTTCCGGTGAAACGGGCCAACAATATTCAGACCCAGCCGCTGTTTTTCGGCCGCGGGGCGAACATGCCTTACGACATGTATGAGGCCGAGGATGGTGTTGTCGGCGGTGGAGCTGTTAAGCTTGCCCCAAACCGCACCATCGGCGATCTGGCCGGTGAAGCTTCGGGCCGGAGGGCGGTAACACTGAACACGACCGGCAGCTATGTGGAATTTACCACAAAGGCCAGTACCAATACGCTGGTTACCCGGTTCTCCATTCCGGATTCGGCCAGCGGTGACGGAACCAATGCCACATTGAACATTTACGTCAATGGAGTGTTCAACAAGGCGATCAGCCTGACCTCCAAATACGCCTGGTTGTACGGCCCGGAAACCAGTCCCGGCAACTCCCCGGGCTCCGGTTCCCCGCGCCATATCTATGATGAAGCGAACATTATGTTCGACAGCACCATTCCGGAAGGAAGCACGATCAGGCTGCAAAAGGATGCGGCAAACACCTCGAAGTATGCTATCGACTTTATCAGTCTGGAGCAGGTGTCGCCAATAGCCAATCCGGACCCGGCTAAATATGCGGTTCCTGCCGGATTCAGCCATCAGGATGTGCAGAATGCGCTGGATAAAGTCCGTATGGATAACACCGGCAACCTTGTGGGGGTATATCTGCCTGCCGGAACTTACGAGACCTCAAGCAAGTTCCAGGTCTACGGCAAAGTCGTGAAGATCGTCGGTGCAGGACCGTGGTACACCCGGTTTTATGCTCCAGTCAGCCAGTCCAATACGGATGTCGGATTCAGAGCCACCGATTCCGCCAATGGATCGACTTTCTCGGGCTTCGCTTATTTCGGCAATTATACTTCGCGGATCGACGGACCCGGTAAAGTGTTTGATTTCTCCAATGTGTCGAACATTACGATCGACAACATTTGGACCGAGCATCAGGTATGCATGTTCTGGGGTGCGAATACCGACTACATGGTGATCAAAAACTCGCGTATCCGCAATACCTTTGCCGACGGTATTAATATGACAAACGGAAGCACCAACAATCTCGTATCCAACAATGAAGCGCGGGCCACCGGAGATGACAGCTTTGCACTGTTCTCGGCGATTGATTCCGGCGGTTCGGACATGAAGGACAATGTCTATGAGAATCTGACCTCAATCCTGACCTGGCGTGCAGCCGGTGTGGCGGTCTATGGCGGTTATGCCAATACCTTCCGCAACATTTATATCGCCGACACGTTATGCTATTCCGGGATTACCATCAGCTCACTGGACTTCGGGTATCCGATGAACGGATTTGGCGCTTCACCGCCGACGAACTTCCAGAATATCTCGATTGTCCGTGCAGGCGGACACTTCTGGGGCAGCCAGACCTTCCCGGCCATCTGGGTATTCTCGGCATCGAAGGTGTTCCAGGGCATCCGGGTCAGTGATGTGGACATTATCGATCCGACTTACCACGGCATTATGTTTCAGACCAACTATGTGGGCTCTTCACCGCAGTTCCCTGTCGCGGATACAATCTTCTCCAATATTACGATTTCCGGTGCGCAGAAGAGCGGGGACGCATTTGATGCCAAGTCGGGAGTGGGCATTTGGGCCAATGAATCGGCGGAAGCCGGTCAAGGCCCGGCAATGGGTTCGGTAGTCTTCAACAACTTGAAGATTACCAATACAGTCACTTCTATTAAAAATAATACGTCCACCTTTACGATCAACGTTAATCCTTAG
- the cysK gene encoding cysteine synthase A codes for MTPLVVNNITELIGDTPALRLNRLTGPDDAEVYVKLEMFNPSGSVKDRAAYNLIRQAELGGLLKPGGTIIEPTSGNTGIGLAMNAAAKGYKAILIMPDNMTKERINILKAYGAEVVLTPAAERMPGAIAKALELGAEIADSFIPQQFENKANPDIHRTTTAPEIVAQMDGRLDVFVATSGTGGTITGTGEVLRRELPGIKIVVVEPQGSPVLSGGKPGPHKLVGTSPGFVPAILNTDVYDEIVQVSDEDALETVRALASTEGILIGPSGGAAVWTALQEARRLGSGKRVLCIAPDTGERYLSMGIF; via the coding sequence ATGACACCCCTGGTAGTCAATAATATTACGGAACTGATCGGCGATACGCCAGCCCTGCGGTTGAACCGCCTGACCGGCCCGGATGATGCAGAAGTGTATGTGAAGCTGGAAATGTTCAACCCCAGCGGCAGCGTGAAAGACCGGGCCGCGTATAATCTGATCCGGCAAGCTGAGCTTGGCGGCTTGCTGAAACCCGGCGGAACCATTATCGAGCCGACGAGCGGAAATACCGGCATCGGGCTGGCGATGAACGCAGCGGCAAAGGGGTATAAGGCGATTCTCATCATGCCGGATAATATGACGAAGGAACGGATCAATATCCTGAAGGCATATGGTGCTGAAGTGGTGCTGACTCCGGCGGCGGAGCGGATGCCGGGCGCAATTGCTAAGGCGCTGGAGCTTGGCGCAGAAATTGCGGACAGCTTCATTCCCCAGCAGTTTGAGAATAAAGCCAATCCGGACATCCACCGCACGACGACGGCACCGGAAATTGTGGCCCAGATGGACGGCAGGCTCGATGTGTTCGTCGCCACCTCCGGAACCGGAGGCACGATTACCGGAACCGGCGAGGTGCTGCGCCGGGAGCTGCCCGGCATCAAGATCGTTGTGGTGGAGCCGCAAGGCTCACCGGTGCTTTCGGGTGGCAAGCCCGGCCCGCATAAGCTTGTCGGAACCAGCCCGGGATTTGTCCCCGCCATCCTGAACACGGATGTATATGATGAAATCGTCCAGGTGTCCGACGAGGATGCGCTGGAAACAGTCAGAGCGCTGGCCAGCACGGAGGGGATATTGATTGGCCCTTCCGGCGGAGCAGCGGTGTGGACGGCGCTACAGGAAGCGCGGCGTCTGGGGAGCGGCAAACGTGTCCTCTGTATCGCTCCAGATACCGGTGAGCGTTACCTGAGCATGGGGATATTCTAA
- a CDS encoding VanZ family protein yields MKRTQATREIAVQILFALYVYALFKIILFKFSSINFIFLWEQLQHSAHNIDRAMQWGNFIPLATISNTLDNLTSNTLLNLGGNIALFLPYGMFLILQSSGRRISLMRVLIRSLGLSLLLECAQAILSIGTFDVDDLILNTLGGVIGYSMLRLFVHKKKVQPATES; encoded by the coding sequence ATGAAGCGTACACAAGCTACGAGAGAGATTGCAGTGCAGATCTTATTCGCCTTGTATGTCTATGCATTGTTCAAAATCATTTTATTTAAGTTCAGCTCCATAAATTTTATCTTTCTCTGGGAACAATTACAACACAGTGCGCACAACATCGACCGTGCGATGCAATGGGGCAATTTCATCCCGCTGGCCACCATATCGAACACACTCGATAACCTGACAAGTAACACACTGCTCAATCTGGGCGGAAATATCGCTTTATTCCTGCCGTATGGCATGTTCCTTATACTCCAGTCGAGCGGCCGGAGAATTTCATTGATGCGTGTACTGATTCGCTCCCTGGGTTTAAGTCTGCTATTGGAGTGTGCACAGGCTATCCTCTCTATCGGTACCTTTGATGTCGACGATCTCATTCTGAATACCCTTGGAGGAGTGATCGGCTATAGTATGCTTCGACTGTTCGTGCACAAGAAAAAAGTCCAGCCCGCCACAGAATCATGA
- a CDS encoding D-Ala-D-Ala carboxypeptidase VanY yields the protein MKKKKWVFWLVILMLLGYEAVHKEAEITGNDLKDMRSKVITADPGRTDLTVISKSQIYQGNLLLVNKKYSVHKSGVTKDIVNLFEHQELVQGYGLLDNTIMLSQSVVQRFSEMIEAAAADGISNFLISSGYRDTEEQKRLYEEKGAEYALPAGHSEHNLGLSLDIGSTQTAMNSAPEGKWLQKNAWKYGFILRYPGDKTAITGIQYEPWHFRYVGLPHSRIMQDNNFTLEEYLEFIKEQQTYSATVDGEPYQVSYHSVTGNTPIPVPADRRFELSGDNMDGVILTVFP from the coding sequence ATGAAAAAAAAGAAGTGGGTTTTTTGGCTTGTCATCCTGATGCTGTTGGGCTATGAAGCTGTCCACAAGGAAGCGGAAATCACAGGAAATGATCTTAAGGACATGAGGTCCAAAGTGATCACAGCGGATCCCGGGCGAACCGATCTTACGGTTATTTCCAAAAGCCAGATCTACCAGGGAAACCTGTTACTCGTCAACAAAAAATATTCAGTACATAAATCAGGAGTTACAAAGGACATCGTCAACCTGTTTGAGCATCAGGAGCTGGTGCAAGGATACGGGCTGCTGGACAACACGATCATGCTGTCGCAAAGCGTGGTGCAGCGCTTCTCAGAGATGATTGAAGCAGCTGCCGCCGACGGCATTTCGAATTTTCTGATCAGCAGCGGATACCGGGATACGGAAGAACAAAAGCGGCTTTATGAGGAAAAAGGTGCCGAATATGCGCTGCCGGCAGGCCACAGTGAGCATAATCTCGGCTTATCACTGGATATCGGATCTACACAGACGGCGATGAACAGCGCACCTGAAGGAAAATGGCTCCAGAAGAATGCCTGGAAATACGGATTTATTTTACGCTACCCGGGTGACAAGACGGCCATTACCGGCATTCAGTATGAACCCTGGCATTTCCGCTATGTCGGTTTGCCGCACAGCAGAATTATGCAGGACAACAATTTCACACTGGAAGAGTATCTCGAATTCATCAAGGAGCAGCAGACCTATTCGGCAACGGTGGATGGAGAGCCATACCAGGTTTCGTATCATTCCGTTACCGGCAACACACCGATCCCGGTGCCGGCTGACCGCCGTTTTGAGCTGTCGGGCGACAATATGGACGGGGTCATTTTGACCGTGTTCCCCTGA
- a CDS encoding sensor histidine kinase: MAKMIRSFRFKMIMLLIMSMICSGVLTFALYKMLQLYYKSEVKLEDSLARFRHMIGSVGDLNFFLIFFIPLAILFFFLFTKPYATYFREISKHIHLLANGDFKSRLTLSSNDEFEDIAADLNLASEMLQKAVERGDFAENSKDKLVLNLAHDLRTPLTSVLGYLDLVLKEGQLSAEQIKHYTTIAYTKSQRLEKLIDELFEITRMNYGMLTINKRPLDLSELLSQLNEELYPVFESNGLTARLNTPPRIEIEGDGELLARVFENLLTNAARYGKDGQYVDVSCSPQAEDIVIQVINYGGSIPAEQLPHLFDMFYTGDRARSHQEGGTGLGLFIAKNIVEQHGGSISVQSDIIRTLFEVRLPR; the protein is encoded by the coding sequence ATGGCTAAAATGATCCGCAGCTTCCGCTTTAAAATGATTATGCTGCTGATAATGAGCATGATTTGCTCGGGTGTCCTTACCTTTGCGCTGTATAAAATGCTTCAGCTTTATTATAAATCAGAGGTTAAACTGGAGGACTCGCTGGCCCGGTTCCGGCATATGATCGGCAGCGTCGGAGATCTCAATTTCTTTCTGATCTTTTTTATTCCGCTGGCCATCCTTTTTTTCTTCCTCTTTACCAAACCCTATGCCACCTATTTCCGGGAGATTTCCAAGCATATTCATCTGCTGGCAAACGGCGATTTCAAAAGCAGGCTTACTCTCTCCTCGAACGACGAGTTCGAGGACATTGCCGCAGACCTGAATCTGGCGAGCGAAATGCTGCAGAAAGCGGTGGAACGGGGAGATTTTGCCGAAAACAGCAAGGACAAGCTGGTCTTGAATTTGGCCCATGATCTGCGTACTCCGCTGACCTCTGTGCTGGGATATCTGGATCTCGTGCTGAAGGAAGGACAGCTGTCTGCAGAGCAGATCAAACATTATACGACCATCGCCTATACCAAATCCCAACGGCTTGAAAAGCTCATTGATGAACTGTTTGAAATCACCAGAATGAACTACGGCATGCTTACCATCAACAAAAGGCCGCTTGATCTAAGCGAACTGCTGAGCCAATTAAATGAGGAATTATATCCTGTCTTTGAGAGCAATGGACTGACAGCCCGCCTGAATACCCCTCCCCGGATCGAGATCGAGGGCGACGGTGAGCTGCTGGCACGCGTATTCGAGAATCTGCTGACCAATGCCGCCCGGTACGGCAAAGATGGCCAGTATGTGGATGTCAGCTGCAGTCCGCAGGCGGAGGATATCGTCATTCAGGTGATCAATTATGGCGGCAGCATCCCTGCAGAACAACTGCCCCATCTATTCGATATGTTCTATACCGGAGACCGGGCCCGCAGCCACCAAGAAGGCGGAACTGGACTCGGCCTGTTCATTGCCAAAAATATCGTCGAACAGCATGGCGGCAGCATCTCTGTGCAAAGTGACATCATCCGCACCCTCTTTGAGGTTCGGCTTCCACGGTAG
- a CDS encoding response regulator transcription factor, with product MKRITILIADDDAEIAGLVALHLEKEGYHLIKVSDGRAAVQAVQTHSIDLAILDIMMPGLDGHEVTRQIREQHQMPIIFLSAKTSDLDKITGLVIGADDYMTKPFNPMELVARVNAQLRRSMQLSRPVSGSKAVLEAGGLIVDPDCRTVTLYGNNIELTPKEFDILYLMASYPKKVFSAEQLFQQVWGEAYFESGNTVMVHIRTLRKKLGEDQNKNKWIKTIWGVGYTFNG from the coding sequence ATGAAACGAATTACGATTCTAATCGCCGATGACGATGCCGAGATCGCCGGACTGGTCGCCTTGCACCTGGAAAAAGAGGGCTACCATCTGATCAAAGTATCTGACGGACGAGCTGCCGTACAGGCGGTCCAGACCCACTCCATTGATTTAGCAATTCTGGATATTATGATGCCCGGCCTGGACGGGCATGAAGTCACCCGGCAGATCCGCGAGCAGCACCAGATGCCGATCATCTTCCTGAGTGCCAAAACCTCGGACCTGGACAAAATCACCGGCCTTGTAATCGGAGCCGATGACTATATGACCAAGCCGTTTAATCCCATGGAGCTGGTCGCCAGGGTGAACGCGCAGCTGCGCCGTTCCATGCAGCTGAGCCGGCCCGTCTCCGGCAGCAAGGCTGTGCTCGAAGCGGGCGGCTTGATCGTTGATCCTGACTGCCGCACCGTGACGTTATACGGGAACAACATCGAGCTGACGCCCAAAGAATTCGATATCCTGTACCTTATGGCCAGCTACCCCAAGAAGGTCTTCAGTGCCGAGCAGCTCTTCCAGCAGGTGTGGGGTGAAGCCTATTTTGAGAGCGGGAACACAGTGATGGTGCATATCCGTACCCTGCGCAAAAAGCTTGGCGAAGATCAAAACAAAAATAAATGGATCAAAACCATTTGGGGAGTAGGTTATACATTCAATGGCTAA